Proteins encoded together in one Salmo salar chromosome ssa08, Ssal_v3.1, whole genome shotgun sequence window:
- the LOC106610046 gene encoding zinc finger protein 583: protein MAMVFHTQIASIMEVLANAAVAEICKLVDDDYAVFRLEITQSQKENRALRRKLQLLELKKVARERAERTMRERVIASRFSGVKILDRYRGIARGHVSFVKPAGHNTWRDDQPITVDEGSGTSTQQVIFIESADVESAGPGVKLERSEGEHIQTGVPPVATEDPTTAPGAPRTRRSITKVGGTLNAVLKSETDTKNLMGQGRLGCPPALRSEYLLDGNPSPRMDLSHQDSGDTLQIGNDPSCSYATEMIPSDMPVGLETQTNPMRGDWNQYSSSVYSEGSLDKKGEVIVLDEVTVKVEGDSPLTWNANETHFGEGHSQGNTNDFSDYRKSLATNLTVATHSPLHTLRDRDPLSTPMASSDSQYLFDQVLISKDQRAKARGGGATSGNSKEKRFLCMFCNKGFSSSQKVEIHQRVHTGEKPFSCTQCHMRFTQAGDLKRHQRVHTGVKPFSCTQCHMSFAQAGNLKRHQRVHTGEKTATP from the exons ATGGctatggtttttcacactcaaatagcctccattATGGAGGTGTTAGCGAATGCTGCTGTGGCAGagatctgtaaactcgtagacgacgactatgcagtgtttcgtttggaaataactcaaagccagaaagaaaacagggcattgcggaggaaactacagctaCTGGAACTGAAGAAGGTGGCACGGGAGCGCGCAGAGAGGACAATGCGAGAGCGCGTCATCGCCAGTCGTTTCAGTGGTGTCAAGATCCTCGACCGATACAGAGGAATTGCAAGAG gccacgtgagctttgtgaagccagcaggacacaatacatggagagatgaccaaccaatcactgttgatgaggggagtggaacctcaacccagcaaGTTATCTTCATAGAG TCTGCAGATGTAGAGTCTGCAGGTCCTGGGGTCAAGCTGGAGAGATCTGAAGGAGAGCACATCCAGACTGGAGTGCCCCCTGTAGCCACAGAGGACCCCACCACCGCCCCAGGGGCGCCAAGGACCCGACGCAGCATCACGAAGGTCGGTGGAACGCTGAATGCCGTCCTCAAGTCAGAGACCGACACCAAGAATTTAATGGGTCAGGGGCGACTGGGCTGTCCTCCTGCTCTCCGCTCAGAATATTTACTTGATGGTAACCCGAGCCCGAGGATGGATCTGTCCCATCAGGACTCAGGTGACACGTTACAGATTGGCAATGATCCGTCTTGTTCATATGCTACAGAGATGATACCTAGTGACATGCCTGTCGGCTTAGAAACACAGACTAATCCAATGAGAGGGGACTggaaccagtacagtagtagtgtatactctgaagggtCCCTAGATAAGAAAGGGGAGGTAATAGTCCTTGATGAGGTGACTGTGAAAGTGGAGGGTGACTCTCCTCTGACATGGAATGCAAACGAGACTCACTTTGGAGAAGGAcactcacagggcaacaccaatGACTTCTCAGACTACAGAAAAAGCTTAGCGACCAATCTAACTGTCGCAACCCACTCCCCTTTACACACGCTCAGGGATCGCGACCCACTGTCCACGCCGATGGCATCTTCCGATTCACAATACCTTTTCGATCAAGTATTGATCTCAAAGGATCAAAGGGCCAAAGCACGGGGAGGGGGAGCCACATCAGGAAATAGTAAAGAGAAACGGTTCCTttgcatgttctgtaacaaaggcttcagcagctcccagaaggtggagatccaccagagggtccacacaggggagaaacccttcagctgtacccagtgtcataTGCGCTTCACCCAGGCTGgtgacctgaagaggcaccagagagtCCACACAGGGGTAAAACCTTTCAGCTGTACCCAGTGCCACATGAGCTTCGCCCAGGCTGgcaacctgaagaggcaccagagggtccacacaggggagaaaacagCAACCCCCtag